From Nitrososphaerales archaeon, one genomic window encodes:
- a CDS encoding alpha/beta hydrolase, with product MLEALEHAAPSDCVFVHGAGETNMLWKGTLQQLSGPGKASAVNLPGHPTGELTCTTVTQYADAVHAFIRESGLRKPAVCGHSMGGAIALTLALEHPEGVGALVLVGTGAKLGVLPEIVEGLRDKPLNLIERTITPMSFFEVNLEVAREARTALSLSNPSAFLNDYLACSRFDVRSRLPEISVRTMVVCGESDRMTPPKWSHYLSANILSSTAFFIREAGHMVPLEKPGPCGWLIQTFLAALSR from the coding sequence ATGCTCGAGGCTCTGGAGCACGCTGCGCCATCCGACTGCGTATTCGTCCACGGGGCAGGTGAGACCAACATGTTGTGGAAGGGAACGCTCCAGCAGCTGTCTGGGCCTGGGAAGGCCTCGGCGGTGAACCTCCCGGGCCATCCCACCGGCGAGTTGACGTGCACCACAGTCACTCAGTATGCCGACGCGGTCCACGCATTCATCAGAGAGAGCGGCCTCCGCAAGCCGGCCGTCTGCGGCCACTCCATGGGAGGGGCCATAGCCCTCACGCTTGCGCTAGAACATCCCGAGGGCGTCGGGGCCCTCGTGCTCGTCGGGACCGGTGCAAAGCTCGGGGTCCTACCCGAGATAGTCGAAGGCCTCAGGGACAAGCCCCTCAACCTTATCGAGAGGACGATAACGCCAATGAGTTTCTTCGAGGTCAATTTGGAGGTCGCGAGGGAGGCGAGGACCGCCCTTTCCTTATCCAACCCATCGGCCTTCCTCAACGACTACCTTGCGTGCAGTCGTTTCGACGTCAGGAGCAGACTTCCGGAGATTTCCGTCCGCACAATGGTTGTCTGCGGTGAGAGCGACAGAATGACACCCCCGAAGTGGAGTCACTACCTCAGCGCCAACATCCTGTCGTCCACCGCCTTCTTCATCCGCGAGGCAGGCCACATGGTGCCACTCGAGAAGCCAGGACCCTGCGGCTGGCTCATCCAGACGTTCCTTGCAGCGCTCAGTCGGTGA
- a CDS encoding methylmalonyl-CoA mutase family protein has product MLRGGDDPYWKRKAKAVVERRAGEASLYDSKALESIRKGVKQWQETVLGPWTEASRETKDDFQTASGIPLKPLYTPADLTASDYADQGYPGVYPYARGVYPTMYRGKRWTMRMFSGFGTPEDTNRRLKLLLKHGETGLSIAFDMPTLYGYDCDHERARGEVGRCGVNVSSLKDMEVLFGGIPLGKVSTSMTINAPAAVLTCMYAGVARKQGVPISRLRGTVQADMLKEYIAQKEWVYPPEAHLRIVRDLMVYCTKNMPLWNYISISGYHIREAGSSAIQELAFTLADGFGYIELGKEAGLKVDQFAPRLSFFFNSTMDFFEEIAKFRAARKIWATVMREKYGAKDPRSLLLRFHTQTSGASLTWQQPLNNIIRTTIEALAGVLGGTQSLHTNSFDEAWALPTEKAVEVALRTQQVIAEESGVPNVIDPLGGSYYVEWLTQQMEEETYKYFDRIESAGGILKAIKSGYLQREIAENSYRLSRRVEDDKDGVVGVNRYAVEEKKPIETLKINSKAQKSQAKRLEGVRRQRDKAKVEAALHRIERAFENENANSITPMLEAVMEYATLGEIVDVGRRVWGIYKEPQIL; this is encoded by the coding sequence TTGCTGCGAGGCGGAGACGACCCCTACTGGAAGAGGAAAGCGAAGGCGGTGGTCGAGAGGAGGGCGGGAGAAGCTTCACTCTACGACTCAAAGGCCTTGGAAAGCATCCGGAAGGGCGTCAAGCAGTGGCAGGAGACCGTCCTCGGCCCGTGGACGGAGGCGTCGCGTGAGACCAAGGACGACTTCCAGACGGCCTCGGGGATACCGCTCAAGCCGCTCTACACTCCCGCGGATCTCACAGCCTCCGACTACGCGGACCAGGGCTACCCCGGAGTCTACCCCTACGCGAGGGGCGTCTATCCGACAATGTACAGAGGGAAACGATGGACAATGAGGATGTTCTCCGGGTTCGGGACGCCCGAGGACACAAACAGGAGACTGAAGCTTCTGCTCAAGCACGGCGAGACAGGCCTCAGCATTGCGTTTGACATGCCTACGCTCTACGGCTACGACTGCGACCACGAACGCGCTCGAGGCGAGGTGGGAAGGTGCGGGGTCAACGTTTCGTCGCTGAAGGACATGGAGGTTCTCTTCGGCGGGATTCCGCTCGGCAAGGTGAGCACCTCGATGACGATCAACGCTCCGGCCGCTGTGCTGACCTGCATGTATGCCGGGGTGGCAAGGAAGCAGGGCGTCCCCATAAGCAGGCTGAGGGGAACTGTCCAGGCAGACATGCTGAAGGAGTACATAGCACAGAAGGAGTGGGTCTACCCTCCGGAGGCGCACCTCAGGATTGTGAGGGACCTGATGGTCTACTGCACGAAGAACATGCCTCTATGGAACTACATCAGCATCAGCGGTTACCACATCAGGGAGGCGGGCTCCAGCGCGATCCAGGAGCTGGCCTTCACACTTGCCGACGGCTTCGGCTACATAGAGCTCGGCAAGGAAGCAGGGCTCAAGGTCGACCAGTTCGCCCCGAGGCTCAGCTTCTTCTTCAACTCCACGATGGACTTCTTCGAGGAGATAGCGAAGTTCAGGGCTGCGAGAAAGATCTGGGCTACAGTGATGAGAGAGAAGTATGGCGCGAAGGACCCGAGGAGCTTGCTGCTGAGGTTCCACACCCAGACCTCCGGTGCGTCGCTGACATGGCAGCAGCCCCTGAATAACATAATCAGGACGACGATTGAGGCTTTGGCTGGAGTGCTCGGAGGGACGCAGTCCCTGCACACAAACTCGTTCGACGAGGCGTGGGCCCTGCCCACAGAGAAGGCAGTCGAGGTGGCGCTGAGGACGCAGCAGGTCATAGCGGAGGAGTCTGGGGTACCCAACGTGATCGACCCACTCGGAGGGTCGTACTACGTGGAGTGGCTCACTCAGCAGATGGAGGAGGAGACATACAAGTACTTCGACAGGATCGAGTCCGCAGGCGGGATACTCAAGGCGATAAAGTCGGGCTACCTGCAGCGGGAGATAGCAGAGAACTCGTACAGGCTGTCTAGGAGGGTGGAAGATGATAAGGACGGGGTCGTGGGTGTCAACAGGTACGCGGTCGAGGAGAAGAAGCCGATAGAAACTCTGAAGATCAACTCCAAGGCGCAGAAGAGCCAAGCGAAGAGGCTGGAGGGAGTGAGAAGGCAGAGAGACAAGGCGAAGGTCGAGGCAGCCCTCCACAGAATCGAGCGAGCCTTTGAAAACGAGAACGCAAACTCGATCACTCCAATGCTCGAAGCGGTCATGGAGTACGCGACGCTCGGCGAGATAGTGGACGTCGGACGGCGGGTCTGGGGCATCTACAAAGAACCCCAAATTCTATGA